The sequence CCGCACCTGGAGCGAGTTCCAGGAGGACCGCCTGACCGACCAGGCCGCGGCGCTGACGTACTACGGCGTCCTGTCGCTGTTCCCCGCCCTGATCGCGCTCGTCTCGCTTGTCGGCCTCTTCGCCGACCCCGCGAAGACCACTCAGGCGATCCAGGACGTCGTCGCGCAGCTCGGGCCGTCCTCCGCGGCCGACACGTTCGCCGAGCCCATCCGGTCGATCACGTCGCAGCGCGGCACCTCGGGCGTGATGCTCGTCGTCGGCATCGTCTCGGCGCTCTGGTCGGCGTCGGGCTACATCGGCGCGTTCATGCGCGTGTCGAACGTGATCTACGAGGTCGACGAGGGCCGGCCGATCTGGAAGCTGCGCCCGCTGCAGATGCTCGTCACGCTCGTGATGCTGCTGCTCGTGGTGGTCGGCGCGCTCGCCGTCGTCGTCTCCGGCCCGCTCGCCGACGCGGTCGGCAGCGCGCTCGGCCTGTCCGACACGTTCGTGAGCGTCTTCAAGATCGCGAAGTGGCCGATCCTGCTCGTGATCGTGATGCTCATCGTCTCGGTCCTCTACTGGGCGTCGCCGAACGCCAAGCTCCCCGGCTTCAGGTTCGTCACGCCCGGCTCGGCGCTCGCGGTGGTCGTCTGGGTCGTCGGCTCGCTGATCTTCGCCTTCTACGTCGCCAACTTCGGCTCGTACGACAAGACGTACGGCACCCTCGGCGGCGTGGTGGTCTTCCTGGTCTGGCTGTGGCTGACGAACGTCGCGATCCTCCTGGGCCACCAGCTCAACGCCGAGCGCGAGCGCACGACGCAGATCGAGGAGGGCGTGCCCGGCGCCGAGCGCGAGCTGCAGATCCCCGAGCGCGACGCCCCGGACCGCGACAAGCGCCCGAAGTCGGCATAGACGGCGGCGCTGCGGGTACCCGGGCCGGCGATGAAGACGATCGACGAGACGCCGACGCGCCCGGCGAACTACGCGCTCATCTCGGGCGTGTACGCCGCGGCCCTGTCCGGCGTGGCGGCGGCGGCCCGGCGCCGCGGCAGCGTGCCGCGCGGGGCCGACCTGCTGCCGCTCGGGCTGGCGACCTTCACCTTCACCCGCGTGCTGACCGAGCAGAAGGTCGAGGCGTGGCTGCGGCGGCCGTTCGTGCACGAGCCCGAGCAGGGGCGGCGGCGGCCCCGGGGGCGGGGCATGCGCTACGCGATCGGCGAGCTGCTCTCCT comes from Patulibacter sp. SYSU D01012 and encodes:
- a CDS encoding YihY/virulence factor BrkB family protein yields the protein MTQIERTGHTRETGLLPTLRRTWSEFQEDRLTDQAAALTYYGVLSLFPALIALVSLVGLFADPAKTTQAIQDVVAQLGPSSAADTFAEPIRSITSQRGTSGVMLVVGIVSALWSASGYIGAFMRVSNVIYEVDEGRPIWKLRPLQMLVTLVMLLLVVVGALAVVVSGPLADAVGSALGLSDTFVSVFKIAKWPILLVIVMLIVSVLYWASPNAKLPGFRFVTPGSALAVVVWVVGSLIFAFYVANFGSYDKTYGTLGGVVVFLVWLWLTNVAILLGHQLNAERERTTQIEEGVPGAERELQIPERDAPDRDKRPKSA
- a CDS encoding DUF1360 domain-containing protein — its product is MKTIDETPTRPANYALISGVYAAALSGVAAAARRRGSVPRGADLLPLGLATFTFTRVLTEQKVEAWLRRPFVHEPEQGRRRPRGRGMRYAIGELLSCTRCTGSWVGLGLVGLHAASPAAARVTASVGTIGAVNDTSLAAFSWLSSRANTAIAAAEDAA